The Streptomyces sp. NL15-2K genome contains a region encoding:
- a CDS encoding mycoredoxin: MQGTVTMYSTTWCGYCQRLKKQLEREGITYTEINIEQDPASAAFVEKANGGNQTVPTVLFADGSTLTNPSLAQVKQKIGA, encoded by the coding sequence ATGCAGGGCACCGTGACGATGTACAGCACCACGTGGTGCGGCTACTGCCAGCGGCTGAAGAAGCAGCTGGAGCGCGAGGGCATCACGTACACCGAGATCAACATCGAGCAGGACCCTGCGTCCGCGGCGTTCGTGGAGAAGGCGAATGGCGGAAACCAGACGGTCCCGACCGTGCTCTTCGCCGACGGTTCGACGCTGACGAACCCTTCGCTGGCTCAGGTGAAGCAGAAGATCGGCGCGTAA
- a CDS encoding ATP-dependent DNA helicase UvrD2, which yields MTAATHSSLFPQTPGSADAVLEGLDPEQREVATALHGPVCVLAGAGTGKTRAITHRIAYGVRAGILQPSSVLAVTFTNRAAGEMRGRLRQLGAVGVQARTFHSAALRQLQYFWPKAIGGAMPRLVDRKVQLVADAAAACRIRLDRGELRDVTGEIEWSKVTQTVPADYPLAAAKAGRETPRAPAEIAQLYSAYEDLKRDRAVIDFEDVLLLTVAILQDRHDIAEQVRSQYQHFVVDEYQDVSPLQQRLLELWLGERDNLCVVGDASQTIYSFTGATPDHLLDFRARHPGATVVKLVRDYRSTPQVVHLANGLLAQARGRAADHRLELVSQRAAGPEPVYTEYTDEPAEAEGAARRIRELIDAGVRASEIAILFRTNSQSETYEQALADVGVPYQLRGAERFFDRPEVRKAGVALRGAARFGGNDSLLDNAVDLPSQVRAVLSGEGWTTEPPAGSGAVRERWESLAALVNLAHDFAAARPGATLSDLVAELDERAGAQHAPTVEGVTLASLHSAKGLEWDVVFLVGVAEGMMPITYAKTDEQIEEERRLLYVGVTRARQHLHVSWALSRSPGGRPVRRPSRFLDGLRPGSTGAAGRSAAGRSAAVGSGGVERGFTSRPGAAAPRRTQRTPARCRVCGRTLTDAGEMKLMRCEDCPTDMDEGLYERLRAWRAVQARRSGQPAFCVFTDKTLMAIAEAVPDDEGELARIPGVGVRKFNRYGADVLAICAGQELTGEEDKV from the coding sequence GTGACAGCAGCAACGCACTCCTCGCTCTTCCCACAGACACCGGGCTCGGCCGACGCGGTGCTCGAAGGGCTCGACCCCGAGCAGCGCGAGGTGGCCACCGCTCTGCACGGCCCGGTGTGCGTGCTGGCGGGCGCCGGCACGGGCAAGACACGGGCGATCACCCACCGCATCGCCTATGGGGTGCGGGCCGGGATCCTCCAGCCGTCCAGTGTGCTGGCCGTCACCTTCACCAACCGTGCCGCCGGTGAGATGCGGGGCCGGCTGCGCCAGCTCGGCGCCGTCGGCGTCCAGGCCCGCACCTTTCACTCCGCGGCCCTGCGCCAGCTCCAGTACTTCTGGCCGAAAGCGATCGGCGGGGCCATGCCCCGGCTTGTCGACCGCAAGGTCCAGCTCGTCGCCGACGCGGCCGCCGCCTGCCGTATCCGCCTCGACCGGGGCGAGCTGCGGGATGTCACCGGTGAGATCGAATGGTCCAAGGTCACCCAGACCGTCCCCGCCGACTACCCGCTCGCGGCCGCCAAGGCCGGACGAGAGACTCCCCGCGCCCCGGCCGAGATCGCCCAGCTCTACTCCGCCTACGAGGACCTCAAGCGCGACCGCGCGGTCATCGACTTCGAGGACGTGCTGCTGCTGACCGTCGCGATCCTCCAGGACCGGCACGACATCGCCGAGCAGGTCCGCTCCCAGTACCAGCACTTCGTGGTCGACGAGTACCAGGACGTCAGCCCCCTCCAGCAGCGCCTGCTGGAGCTGTGGCTCGGCGAGCGGGACAACCTGTGCGTGGTCGGCGACGCCAGCCAGACGATCTACTCGTTCACGGGAGCAACTCCCGACCACCTCCTCGACTTTCGCGCCCGCCACCCCGGCGCCACCGTCGTCAAGCTGGTCCGCGACTACCGCTCCACCCCCCAGGTCGTCCATCTCGCCAACGGCCTGCTCGCCCAGGCCCGGGGCCGCGCCGCCGACCACCGGCTGGAGCTGGTCTCCCAGCGCGCTGCGGGCCCCGAGCCCGTCTACACCGAGTACACCGACGAGCCCGCCGAGGCCGAGGGTGCCGCCCGCCGCATCCGCGAACTCATCGACGCAGGCGTGCGGGCCAGCGAGATCGCCATCCTGTTCCGCACCAACTCCCAGTCCGAGACCTACGAACAGGCCCTCGCCGACGTCGGCGTCCCCTACCAGTTGCGCGGCGCCGAGCGGTTCTTCGACCGTCCCGAGGTACGCAAGGCGGGCGTCGCCCTGCGCGGCGCGGCCCGCTTCGGCGGAAACGACTCCCTCCTGGACAACGCCGTCGACCTGCCCTCCCAGGTGCGTGCGGTGCTGTCCGGAGAGGGCTGGACCACCGAGCCCCCGGCCGGCTCCGGAGCCGTCAGAGAGCGCTGGGAATCGCTGGCGGCTCTGGTGAACCTCGCGCATGACTTCGCCGCCGCCCGACCCGGCGCCACCCTGAGCGACCTGGTGGCGGAGCTCGACGAACGGGCGGGCGCCCAGCACGCTCCGACCGTCGAGGGCGTCACCCTGGCCTCCTTGCACTCGGCCAAGGGCCTGGAGTGGGACGTCGTCTTCCTGGTCGGTGTCGCCGAGGGCATGATGCCGATCACCTACGCAAAGACCGACGAACAGATCGAGGAGGAGCGCCGCCTCCTCTATGTCGGCGTCACCCGGGCCCGCCAGCACCTGCACGTCTCCTGGGCGTTGTCCCGCTCGCCCGGTGGCCGTCCGGTCCGCCGCCCCAGCCGTTTCCTCGACGGCCTGCGCCCCGGCTCGACCGGCGCCGCGGGACGGAGCGCCGCGGGACGGAGCGCCGCGGTCGGCTCCGGCGGTGTCGAGCGCGGCTTCACGAGCCGACCGGGCGCTGCCGCCCCGCGACGCACGCAGCGCACCCCGGCCCGCTGCCGGGTGTGCGGGCGTACGCTCACCGACGCCGGTGAGATGAAGCTGATGCGCTGCGAGGACTGCCCGACCGACATGGACGAGGGTCTCTACGAGCGGTTGCGGGCGTGGCGCGCGGTCCAGGCGCGACGCAGCGGACAGCCCGCCTTCTGCGTCTTCACCGACAAGACGCTGATGGCGATCGCCGAGGCCGTGCCCGACGACGAGGGCGAGTTGGCGCGGATCCCAGGGGTCGGCGTGCGCAAGTTCAACCGCTACGGAGCCGACGTTCTG